The proteins below are encoded in one region of bacterium:
- a CDS encoding TlpA disulfide reductase family protein, whose amino-acid sequence MAESNQQPPADAAPASPPEHAGRRRMPVAWKLAATAMAVIVIAGAAVLTRTPDPPPGDATGTGSLSIDVAGFPRGPLAGEPAPDMSVALFDGSRFVMSEYRAADGRPLVLNLWASWCAPCRIEIPEFSRVAEENPQVAFLGVAVEDAPGPAENFAAEVGAYYPLGIDDSRSVTDNYPFMGLPVTYLIGADGLITRQVNGQISGGTLKAFIDHDFGSP is encoded by the coding sequence GTGGCCGAGTCGAACCAGCAACCGCCTGCCGACGCGGCGCCCGCCTCTCCCCCGGAGCACGCAGGCCGGCGGCGGATGCCGGTAGCCTGGAAGCTTGCCGCCACCGCAATGGCGGTCATCGTCATCGCCGGGGCGGCGGTGCTGACCCGCACCCCTGACCCGCCACCCGGCGATGCCACAGGTACCGGATCCCTTTCGATCGATGTGGCGGGATTCCCGAGGGGCCCTCTGGCCGGAGAACCCGCCCCTGACATGTCCGTGGCGCTGTTCGACGGGTCCAGGTTCGTGATGTCCGAGTACCGAGCCGCTGACGGGCGGCCCCTGGTGCTCAACCTGTGGGCCAGCTGGTGCGCCCCCTGCCGGATCGAGATACCGGAGTTCTCGCGGGTGGCGGAGGAGAATCCGCAGGTGGCGTTCCTGGGCGTCGCCGTGGAGGATGCTCCCGGGCCCGCAGAGAACTTCGCCGCCGAAGTCGGTGCGTACTACCCGTTGGGAATCGATGACAGCCGCAGCGTCACGGACAACTACCCGTTCATGGGGCTCCCGGTCACCTACCTGATCGGAGCAGATGGCCTGATCACTCGCCAGGTCAACGGCCAGATCAGCGGCGGCACCCTGAAGGCTTTCATCGACCACGACTTCGGAAGCCCATAG